One Brachyspira pilosicoli P43/6/78 genomic window carries:
- a CDS encoding lysophospholipid acyltransferase family protein has product MAYKSKKIIMLEYIPLRVLMEFISFFPYIFVIFFAKIIGILMFYVAPGSRKVALINLKQAFPEKSYLERRLIARRSMKSMMMTFAEFIKASRMSDEEILKRIKIEGKDIFDKALEENKGIVAITGHIGNWEYIASYFGIKGYNPSVIVRPLDNPKLDVYMKSWREKRGVKCIARKGNLKDIFYTLRENKPVAFLCDQNYIDGIYVDFFGEKCATAVGPIAMAMKTKAPIAILYDVPDRYGHHKIIVSEIMYIEEKATKEETLYHNTQRYTKKLEDIIRKYPENWLWVHPRWNTRPNGEPEIFYKHNNYR; this is encoded by the coding sequence TTGGCTTACAAATCGAAAAAAATTATTATGCTTGAATATATTCCATTAAGAGTTTTAATGGAGTTTATATCATTTTTTCCTTATATTTTTGTGATATTTTTTGCAAAGATTATAGGGATTTTAATGTTTTATGTAGCTCCAGGAAGTAGAAAGGTTGCTTTAATTAATTTGAAGCAGGCTTTTCCAGAAAAATCTTATTTGGAGAGAAGGCTTATTGCTAGGCGTTCTATGAAATCTATGATGATGACTTTTGCTGAGTTTATAAAGGCTTCAAGAATGTCTGATGAAGAGATATTAAAACGTATAAAGATAGAAGGCAAAGATATATTTGATAAGGCTCTTGAGGAAAATAAGGGTATAGTAGCAATTACTGGACATATTGGCAATTGGGAATATATAGCTTCATATTTTGGTATTAAGGGGTATAATCCTAGTGTTATAGTGAGACCTTTAGATAACCCTAAATTAGATGTTTATATGAAGTCGTGGAGAGAGAAGAGGGGAGTTAAATGTATTGCTAGAAAAGGGAATTTAAAAGATATATTTTATACATTGAGAGAGAATAAGCCTGTTGCTTTTTTGTGCGATCAGAATTATATAGATGGAATTTATGTTGATTTTTTTGGAGAGAAATGTGCTACTGCAGTTGGACCTATTGCAATGGCTATGAAGACTAAGGCTCCTATAGCTATACTTTATGATGTTCCAGATAGGTATGGTCATCATAAGATAATTGTATCTGAGATAATGTATATAGAAGAGAAAGCAACTAAAGAGGAGACTTTATATCATAATACTCAAAGATATACTAAGAAGTTAGAGGATATTATAAGGAAATATCCTGAGAATTGGCTTTGGGTGCATCCTAGATGGAATACTCGTCCTAATGGAGAGCCTGAAATTTTTTACAAGCATAATAATTATAGATAA
- a CDS encoding Do family serine endopeptidase codes for MNQNKKSFMFFLNLGLTFTLLGIIISFFIFSYEKNSKDGDFVVHAQAAPEKAAFNGSLDGALEVESAIREVVDKNMPAVVNISTEIESGQTYEDRYADEFFRFFFGDQVPRQRRSQKSLGSGFIVNDEGYVLSNYHVVKGATKIMVLLYGEDEELPAKLIGYDEAYDLALLKIESDRVFPYVALGDSDAIEPGEFAIAIGNPYGLNNTVTFGIVSAKGRSDVGANRYQRYIQTDVAINPGNSGGPLFNIHGQVIGINTLIYSTSGGSIGIGFATPINIATSVMKDLKENGKVTRGYLGIYLQDIDENLSRGLNVKQNSGVYVSEVIPNSPASKGGLQDGDIIVEFDGERMTKSVDLFNKVATTKVGSKVEVKYLRNGKEKITRITIEAREEDEDVVPSSNSSQSSRDANAWMGLDVSDVTPEISQRLQIRSNERGVVVVNMTQNSKAYSAGLRPGDVIKAINGITISNIDDYNKFVKSYGEDKSFTITIKRSRMTYVIIIEE; via the coding sequence ATGAATCAAAATAAAAAATCATTTATGTTTTTTCTCAATCTTGGTCTTACATTTACTTTATTAGGAATAATAATATCATTTTTTATATTTTCTTATGAAAAGAATTCTAAAGACGGCGATTTTGTTGTACATGCTCAAGCTGCACCAGAGAAGGCTGCTTTTAATGGTTCTTTAGACGGGGCTTTAGAGGTTGAGAGTGCTATTAGGGAAGTTGTTGATAAGAATATGCCTGCAGTTGTTAATATATCTACAGAAATTGAATCTGGACAAACTTATGAAGATAGATATGCTGATGAGTTTTTTAGATTTTTCTTTGGAGACCAAGTGCCTAGACAAAGAAGAAGTCAAAAATCTTTAGGAAGCGGTTTCATAGTTAATGATGAAGGATATGTTCTTTCTAATTACCATGTTGTTAAGGGTGCTACTAAGATTATGGTGCTTTTATATGGTGAAGATGAGGAGTTGCCTGCTAAATTAATAGGCTATGATGAGGCTTATGATTTAGCTTTATTAAAAATTGAATCTGACAGAGTATTTCCTTATGTAGCTTTGGGTGACAGTGATGCTATTGAGCCTGGTGAGTTTGCTATTGCTATTGGTAACCCTTATGGTTTAAACAATACTGTTACTTTTGGTATAGTTAGTGCTAAAGGTAGAAGCGATGTTGGTGCTAATAGATATCAGAGATATATTCAAACAGATGTTGCTATAAACCCAGGTAACTCTGGAGGTCCATTATTTAATATACATGGTCAAGTTATAGGTATTAATACTTTGATATATTCTACTTCTGGCGGAAGCATAGGTATAGGATTTGCTACTCCTATTAATATTGCTACTTCTGTTATGAAGGATTTAAAAGAGAATGGAAAAGTTACTAGAGGATATTTAGGAATATATTTACAAGATATTGATGAAAATCTTTCTAGAGGTTTAAATGTTAAACAAAACTCTGGTGTTTATGTAAGTGAGGTTATACCTAATTCTCCTGCTTCTAAGGGCGGTTTACAAGATGGTGATATTATTGTAGAGTTTGACGGCGAGAGAATGACTAAGAGTGTTGATTTATTTAATAAAGTTGCTACTACTAAAGTTGGAAGCAAAGTTGAAGTTAAATATTTAAGAAACGGAAAAGAGAAAATCACAAGAATTACAATAGAGGCTAGAGAAGAAGATGAAGATGTTGTACCTAGTTCTAATTCATCACAAAGCTCAAGAGATGCTAATGCTTGGATGGGCTTAGATGTTTCTGATGTTACTCCAGAGATATCTCAAAGACTTCAGATTAGAAGCAATGAGAGAGGTGTTGTTGTAGTAAATATGACTCAAAACTCTAAAGCTTATTCTGCAGGACTTAGACCTGGCGATGTAATTAAAGCTATTAATGGAATAACAATATCTAATATTGATGATTATAATAAGTTTGTTAAATCTTATGGTGAAGATAAGTCATTTACAATTACAATAAAACGTTCTAGAATGACTTATGTTATAATTATAGAAGAATAA
- the truA gene encoding tRNA pseudouridine(38-40) synthase TruA yields the protein MTNIKITIQYDGTDFFGWQIQPNLRTVQGEIYKAVQKIYSKKSTIYGCGRTDAGVHALGQVANFRVEKMLVPIERVTRALNSALPKDIRIIKSEVVDDSFNARASATFREYIYVVQNSDISVPFYERYSWFYRKNIINEKLINEYAKYLVGEHNFTSFCSTEDENDSKFRYIERVRAIRKKDTIYFIIRGNAFLHNMVRIIVGTLVEGQRKNMPVNFIEEILKKEDRTLAFVTAPAHGLYFRRAFFK from the coding sequence ATGACAAACATAAAAATAACTATACAATATGACGGTACAGATTTTTTTGGCTGGCAGATACAGCCTAATTTGAGAACGGTTCAGGGAGAAATTTACAAAGCGGTTCAAAAAATATATTCAAAAAAAAGCACTATATATGGCTGCGGACGTACTGATGCTGGGGTGCATGCTTTGGGGCAGGTGGCTAATTTTAGAGTTGAAAAAATGCTTGTGCCTATAGAAAGAGTAACCAGGGCTTTAAACTCTGCTCTTCCAAAAGACATAAGAATAATTAAATCTGAAGTTGTAGATGATAGTTTTAATGCTAGGGCTTCTGCTACTTTTAGAGAATATATATATGTAGTTCAAAATAGTGATATATCAGTTCCTTTTTATGAGAGGTATTCTTGGTTTTATAGAAAAAATATTATAAATGAAAAACTTATAAATGAATATGCTAAATATCTTGTAGGAGAGCATAATTTTACATCTTTTTGCTCTACTGAAGATGAGAATGATTCTAAGTTTAGATATATTGAGAGAGTGCGTGCTATAAGAAAGAAAGATACTATATATTTTATTATAAGGGGTAATGCTTTTTTGCATAATATGGTTCGCATTATAGTTGGTACATTGGTTGAGGGGCAAAGAAAGAATATGCCTGTTAATTTTATAGAAGAGATACTAAAAAAAGAGGATAGAACTCTTGCTTTTGTAACTGCTCCTGCTCATGGACTTTATTTTAGAAGGGCTTTTTTTAAATAG
- the aroF gene encoding 3-deoxy-7-phosphoheptulonate synthase, whose amino-acid sequence MIVVMKPNAKEEHVESIIERLKNAGLGIHKSVGVDYTVIGMVGDTSKIDRDLIASLPGVSKVLKVQEPFKRANRVFKKEDTIVDVSGVKIGGEKPVIIAGPCSVESEEQLISIAKSVKASGASMLRGGAFKPRTSPYAFQGLALDGLKILKLAREEVGIPIVSEIVSIRHLEDFENTVDMIQIGARNMQNFELLKEVGKLKKPILLKRGLANTIEEWLMSAEYILNQGNDNVVLCERGVRTFETYTRNTFDVSAIPAIKRLSHLPVIGDPSHASGKSWMALPLTLAAISAGADGMIIEVHNDPEHALCDGAQSIKPEVFDDIMQSVNMISDTVAKIKEKHNGKIYTK is encoded by the coding sequence ATGATAGTAGTAATGAAACCAAATGCCAAAGAAGAGCATGTAGAAAGTATTATAGAAAGACTAAAAAATGCAGGACTCGGAATACATAAAAGTGTTGGTGTGGATTATACAGTAATAGGAATGGTGGGGGATACTTCCAAAATAGATAGAGATTTAATAGCATCTTTACCTGGAGTATCAAAAGTTTTAAAAGTACAAGAGCCATTTAAAAGAGCAAATAGAGTATTTAAAAAAGAAGATACTATAGTAGATGTGTCTGGAGTAAAAATAGGTGGAGAGAAACCTGTAATAATAGCAGGACCTTGTTCTGTAGAAAGTGAGGAGCAATTAATAAGTATAGCAAAAAGTGTAAAAGCTTCAGGAGCTTCAATGCTTAGAGGAGGAGCTTTTAAACCTAGAACTTCACCTTATGCTTTTCAGGGTTTAGCACTTGACGGACTTAAAATATTAAAACTTGCAAGAGAGGAGGTTGGCATACCTATTGTAAGTGAAATAGTATCTATTAGACATTTAGAAGATTTTGAAAATACTGTTGATATGATTCAAATAGGTGCAAGAAACATGCAGAACTTCGAGCTTTTAAAAGAAGTGGGAAAATTAAAAAAGCCAATACTTTTAAAAAGAGGCTTAGCTAATACTATAGAAGAATGGCTTATGAGTGCTGAGTATATACTTAATCAGGGTAATGACAATGTGGTATTATGTGAGAGAGGGGTGAGAACATTTGAAACTTACACAAGAAATACTTTTGATGTATCAGCAATACCAGCAATAAAGCGTTTGAGTCATTTACCTGTAATAGGTGACCCTTCGCATGCAAGCGGCAAATCTTGGATGGCACTTCCTTTAACTCTTGCAGCAATTTCTGCAGGTGCTGACGGTATGATTATAGAAGTACATAATGACCCTGAGCATGCTTTATGTGATGGGGCACAGTCTATAAAGCCTGAGGTGTTTGATGATATTATGCAGTCTGTTAATATGATATCTGATACTGTTGCAAAAATAAAAGAAAAACATAATGGTAAAATTTACACTAAATAA
- the rplM gene encoding 50S ribosomal protein L13, which translates to MDKKTLKTKDSTYVLSQKDIKQNWLIIDAKGKSLGRVASRAAYLLKGKHKVDYAYNLDNGDYVIIINAKDIVLTGNKKKGKIHYRHTGYPGGIKSVSYGELLERNPERMVKIAVKGMLSHNPLGRQHLKKLKVYAGSEHQHEANKPTVVNI; encoded by the coding sequence ATGGATAAGAAAACTTTAAAAACAAAAGATAGTACTTATGTTTTATCCCAAAAAGATATAAAACAAAACTGGCTTATTATAGATGCTAAAGGTAAATCTTTAGGAAGAGTTGCAAGCAGAGCAGCTTATTTATTAAAAGGAAAACATAAAGTTGATTATGCCTACAACTTGGATAATGGTGACTATGTTATTATTATAAATGCTAAAGATATAGTATTAACTGGAAATAAAAAGAAAGGCAAAATACATTACAGACACACAGGTTACCCTGGTGGTATAAAATCTGTAAGCTATGGTGAATTATTAGAAAGAAATCCTGAAAGAATGGTTAAAATAGCTGTTAAGGGTATGCTTTCACATAATCCATTAGGCAGACAGCATCTTAAAAAATTAAAAGTATATGCTGGCAGCGAACATCAGCATGAAGCTAATAAACCTACAGTTGTAAATATATAA
- the rpsI gene encoding 30S ribosomal protein S9, whose protein sequence is MASKQLTIFTGKRKTANARVRIALGSGKILINGKNYAEYFCNRAALLKVVEDALKVTGNLGKYDVYANVRGGGVSAQADAVRHGIAKALIGESQDFRTTLKRNGFLTRDSRVVERKKYGRSGARKLFQFSKR, encoded by the coding sequence ATGGCATCTAAACAATTAACTATATTCACAGGCAAAAGAAAAACTGCTAATGCTAGAGTTCGTATAGCTTTAGGAAGCGGTAAAATTTTAATAAATGGTAAAAATTATGCTGAATATTTCTGTAACAGAGCAGCTTTGCTTAAAGTTGTAGAAGACGCTCTAAAAGTAACAGGAAATTTAGGCAAATATGATGTATATGCTAATGTACGCGGAGGCGGAGTTTCTGCTCAAGCTGATGCAGTTAGACATGGTATAGCTAAAGCCTTAATAGGTGAGAGTCAAGACTTTAGAACTACTTTAAAACGTAATGGTTTCCTTACAAGAGACTCTCGTGTTGTTGAACGTAAAAAATATGGTAGATCTGGTGCTAGAAAGCTATTCCAATTCTCAAAACGTTAA
- a CDS encoding TraR/DksA family transcriptional regulator, with translation MNAKKLKKFKDLILEEKRKTLDELLSGNESYETLKEEAHGDLADIAFQAYEKQSLVSFSQKERDKLDMLNNALKRIEDGSYGKCIDCKEEINEERLTAIPYTLRCINCMSKYEDKKRREKM, from the coding sequence ATGAATGCTAAAAAATTAAAGAAATTTAAAGATTTAATCTTGGAAGAAAAAAGAAAGACTTTAGATGAACTATTAAGCGGTAATGAATCTTATGAAACACTTAAAGAAGAAGCTCATGGAGATTTGGCTGATATAGCTTTTCAGGCATATGAGAAACAAAGTTTAGTATCTTTTTCGCAAAAAGAAAGAGATAAATTAGATATGCTTAATAATGCTCTTAAAAGAATTGAAGATGGTTCTTATGGTAAATGTATAGATTGTAAAGAAGAGATTAATGAAGAGAGATTAACTGCTATACCATATACTTTAAGATGTATTAATTGTATGTCTAAATATGAAGATAAAAAACGCCGTGAAAAAATGTAA
- the priA gene encoding replication restart helicase PriA, with the protein MYVKVVFNLPIDKVLTYKKPDDINDSLIGCRVIAPIRNRGTKGIVIEETDSLDGDYKVLPITTRIDLEPICSENEFNLAKWMSRYYHSSYGEALFAALPAGNPSKKKTTPKPIKVKQKPYLKLNDEQESVLNTILKSIEEEKKSKSFLLHGVTGSGKTEVYLQAIKRVVDLGKQAIVILPEISLTPQTIKRFAERFEGKIAVLHSKLSPTAKYRYWQMIRNNEIKIVIGARSAIFSPTPNLGIIVIDEEHETSYKSNETPRYHARQIAFYRKERENATLILGSATPSLESYYHALNGTIELLTLTKRAASINMPEVKILDLKKEKRADSFPMLTQTLVEEINKKLELKEQIILFLNRKGYAPVVSCSHCGVVLECPNCSVSLTYHKKKNVVMCHYCGYTQFVEELCDKCNIGHFERIGTGTEKVEENLNTLFPNAVIERMDQETVGGTKKYEDIFKRFADREIDILIGTQMIAKGLDFPNVTLVGVLLADMSLHIPDFRSAERTFNLITQVAGRSGRGDKKGVVYIQAFNTNHYAVLYAKEHDYISFYNREIENRKHTAGLPYPPFLRLVRIVVRGIDAKKVESDANIIADLSRTLTYQYTEKVEVLGAVPCTMSKLNKYYRWNILIKTASHSLLKEFFESLNKSFIAQKGNYIEIDIDPVNML; encoded by the coding sequence ATGTATGTTAAAGTCGTTTTTAACCTTCCTATAGATAAGGTACTTACATACAAAAAACCCGATGATATAAATGATAGTTTGATAGGTTGTAGGGTTATAGCTCCTATAAGAAATAGAGGAACTAAAGGTATTGTAATAGAAGAAACCGATAGCCTTGATGGAGATTATAAAGTACTGCCTATCACAACTAGAATAGATCTTGAACCTATATGCTCTGAAAATGAATTTAATTTAGCTAAATGGATGAGCAGATATTATCATTCTTCTTATGGTGAGGCATTATTTGCTGCTTTGCCTGCTGGAAATCCTTCAAAAAAGAAAACCACTCCAAAACCAATAAAAGTAAAACAAAAGCCTTATTTAAAGCTTAATGATGAGCAAGAAAGTGTTTTAAATACAATATTAAAAAGCATAGAAGAAGAAAAAAAATCTAAAAGCTTCTTGCTTCATGGTGTTACTGGAAGCGGTAAGACAGAAGTTTATTTACAGGCTATTAAAAGGGTAGTAGATTTAGGTAAACAGGCTATTGTAATACTTCCAGAAATATCACTCACACCTCAAACTATAAAAAGATTTGCTGAAAGATTTGAAGGAAAAATTGCTGTACTTCACAGTAAATTATCTCCAACTGCTAAATATAGATATTGGCAGATGATAAGAAATAATGAGATAAAAATTGTGATAGGGGCAAGAAGTGCTATATTTTCTCCTACTCCTAATCTTGGTATTATAGTGATAGATGAAGAGCATGAAACTAGTTATAAATCTAATGAAACTCCAAGGTATCATGCTAGGCAAATTGCTTTTTATAGAAAAGAGAGAGAAAATGCCACTCTTATTTTAGGAAGTGCTACTCCTTCTCTTGAAAGCTATTATCATGCTTTAAATGGTACTATAGAGCTTCTTACTCTCACTAAAAGAGCAGCATCAATTAATATGCCTGAAGTTAAGATTTTGGATTTAAAAAAAGAAAAGAGGGCTGATTCTTTTCCAATGCTTACCCAAACACTGGTGGAAGAGATTAATAAAAAATTGGAATTAAAAGAGCAAATAATATTATTTCTAAACAGAAAAGGATATGCACCAGTGGTGAGCTGTTCTCATTGCGGAGTGGTGTTGGAATGCCCTAATTGTTCTGTTTCGCTTACCTATCATAAAAAAAAGAATGTTGTTATGTGTCATTACTGCGGTTATACTCAATTTGTAGAGGAGCTATGTGATAAATGTAATATAGGGCATTTTGAGAGAATTGGTACTGGTACAGAAAAAGTTGAGGAGAATCTTAATACTTTATTTCCAAATGCTGTTATAGAGAGAATGGACCAAGAAACTGTCGGCGGCACAAAGAAATACGAAGATATATTTAAAAGATTTGCTGATAGAGAAATAGATATTTTAATTGGCACTCAAATGATAGCTAAGGGGCTTGATTTTCCTAATGTTACTTTGGTTGGCGTGCTGCTTGCCGATATGTCTCTTCATATACCTGATTTTAGAAGTGCTGAGAGAACTTTTAATTTAATAACTCAAGTTGCTGGAAGAAGCGGAAGGGGAGATAAAAAAGGTGTTGTTTATATTCAGGCATTTAATACCAATCATTATGCAGTACTTTATGCTAAAGAGCATGATTATATTTCCTTTTACAATAGAGAAATAGAAAATAGAAAGCATACCGCAGGACTGCCTTATCCTCCTTTTTTGAGACTAGTAAGAATTGTTGTACGTGGAATAGATGCCAAAAAAGTAGAAAGTGATGCCAACATTATAGCAGATTTATCTAGAACTCTCACTTATCAATATACAGAAAAAGTAGAAGTGTTAGGTGCTGTTCCTTGTACTATGAGTAAACTAAATAAATATTATAGATGGAATATATTAATAAAAACAGCTTCTCATTCACTTCTAAAAGAGTTTTTTGAAAGTTTAAATAAATCCTTTATAGCTCAAAAAGGTAACTATATAGAAATTGATATAGACCCTGTTAATATGCTTTAA
- a CDS encoding response regulator: MDFDKNVIYEDDDLLSPIDVSKILGVSRTTVNYWVRHYGLKADVTPGKRYKIRYADLKVFLAFNKRDKRAKLKRKVSKYKIAIIEPIEITRKNYLQWLRNDYEVSIVSNLTNPLNELKKILPDIILMDINLSDDKDYFYLLDEIKKEISLRMALIIIITKKYNEDDVVNGLEKGACDYVQKPVGQNELNARIKNALRFYIDV; the protein is encoded by the coding sequence ATGGACTTTGATAAAAATGTTATATATGAAGATGATGATTTGCTCTCTCCAATAGACGTGTCAAAAATATTAGGAGTATCGAGAACAACTGTAAATTATTGGGTAAGACATTATGGACTTAAAGCTGATGTTACACCTGGAAAAAGATATAAAATTAGATATGCTGATTTAAAAGTATTTTTAGCATTCAACAAAAGAGATAAGAGAGCTAAATTAAAAAGAAAAGTCTCTAAATATAAAATAGCAATTATAGAACCTATTGAAATTACAAGAAAGAATTATTTACAATGGCTTAGAAATGATTATGAAGTTTCAATAGTATCTAATTTAACAAATCCATTAAATGAATTAAAAAAGATACTTCCAGATATTATTTTAATGGATATTAATTTGTCTGATGATAAGGATTATTTTTATTTATTAGATGAGATAAAAAAAGAAATAAGCTTAAGAATGGCACTTATTATTATAATCACTAAAAAATATAATGAAGATGATGTAGTTAATGGTCTTGAAAAGGGTGCTTGCGATTATGTGCAAAAACCTGTTGGACAAAATGAATTAAATGCAAGAATAAAAAATGCATTAAGATTTTATATAGATGTTTAA
- a CDS encoding DUF4037 domain-containing protein: MNTNINKIINDYIEYATQKNNIDAIVLSGSQTSLINDNMSDYDIYVYSKEKVNIEMREKFAKKYSINYELGNNYFEYGDEIILKENNICLDFMYRDISYIENEIDYVWRKCNSKIGYTTAFLYNIKNSKILYESNDYFRNFQKELNKDYPKQLKDNIIEKNYNVMYAKQSASFYEQLKNAIKRKDIVSINHRTSAILASYFDILFAINEELHVGEKKLIDYAKKLCSKLPNNFDKDIEDIINNNNILEKIENLIGNIKKLF; encoded by the coding sequence ATGAACACCAATATAAACAAAATCATAAACGATTATATAGAATACGCAACACAAAAAAATAATATAGATGCTATAGTTCTTTCAGGCTCTCAAACAAGCTTAATTAATGATAATATGTCAGATTATGATATTTATGTCTATTCAAAAGAAAAAGTAAATATAGAAATGAGAGAAAAATTTGCAAAAAAATATTCTATAAATTATGAACTAGGAAACAATTATTTTGAATATGGAGATGAGATTATATTAAAAGAAAACAATATTTGTTTAGATTTTATGTATAGAGATATCTCTTATATAGAAAATGAAATTGATTATGTGTGGAGAAAGTGCAATTCAAAAATAGGATATACTACAGCATTTTTATACAATATAAAAAACTCAAAAATACTTTATGAAAGTAATGATTATTTTAGAAATTTTCAAAAAGAACTAAATAAAGATTATCCGAAACAGCTTAAAGATAATATAATAGAAAAAAATTATAATGTTATGTACGCAAAACAATCAGCTTCATTCTATGAACAATTAAAAAATGCAATAAAAAGAAAAGATATTGTTAGCATTAATCATAGAACAAGTGCTATATTAGCATCATATTTTGACATATTATTTGCTATAAATGAAGAACTTCATGTTGGAGAGAAAAAACTTATAGATTATGCTAAAAAATTATGTAGCAAATTGCCAAATAATTTTGATAAAGACATAGAAGACATTATAAATAACAACAATATTTTAGAAAAAATAGAAAATCTTATTGGAAATATTAAAAAACTTTTTTAA